The Candidatus Eisenbacteria bacterium nucleotide sequence TCGATATGCCAGCCGGGGAAGCCGACCCCCCAAGGACTATCCCATTCCATCAGCCGCTGTTTGTCCGAGGGGGAGAACTTCCAAAGCGCGAAGTCGGTGGGATTCCTCTTTCCCGCGGTCATCTCGATCCGGGCGCCGGCCATGAGCCCCTTCACGTCGAGACGGGCGAGCTTGCCGTAGTCCCGGAGCTTGGACGTGTCGAAGTAGATCCCGTCCTCGATCCGATAAGTGAAACCCTTCTCCTCGAGGCGCCGAATCAGGTCGATCTGCTCCGAGATGTGCTCCGTCGCCTTGCACCAGGTCTCGGGCTCGCGGATCCCGAGACGCTTCATGTCGCTCCGGAAAGCCTCCCAATAGAAGTCGGCGATTTCGTGGATCGTCTTCCCCGCCCGGGCGGCGCTCTTCTCCATCTTGTCCTCGCCGGTGTCCGAGTCGGAGACCAGATGTCCCACGTCGGTCACGTTCATGACGAGGCTCACCTCATAGCCCGCCTCTTCCAGCACGCGACGAAGCACGTCCTCGAAGACGTAGGTGCGGAGATTGCCGATGTGGGCGAAGTTGTAGACCGTGGGTCCGCAGCCATAGACGCCGACCCGGCCCGGCTCCAGCGGCTCGAAGGGATCGACGCGGCGGGTCATCGTGTTGTAGAGGCGGATCGCGTGGATCGCTCCGTTTCCTTTTCGAACATCTTCCCTTGTCACGGGTTCCGACTCCAAAAGATGGGGGGCGCGCGGCCCCGGAAGGTTCGCGTGTGTCCGGTTTCTTTCGCTGAAAGATACACCCCGGCGGGACGGGAGCGCAACGGGCCGATCCGCCGGGCCGATCCGCCGGCCGCGGGATTGAACCTTTTTCCCCGAACGGCGGTTCCAACGGGAGAGGCCGGCGTTCCGTCCCCCCGGAGGCGGCCGGCGCGATTGCTTTGTTCGCGAGGGGTCTTATGCTATATTGCCAGGGTTCTCCGCCGCGTCCCGCGGGGCCGGCGCGAAGACTTGTAACGGGCGAAACGGGAAACACTTAACGGGAAAATCATGGAATCAAACGAGAATAAAGGCCTTGGAGCTTCGCCGACGCAGACGGTGAAGGAGGATGCTCCCCCACCGGTCGACGAGCGACACGACGGGACCGTGACCTACGGCGACGGGATGGACTGGTGGGTCGCCCTTCTGGTCACCCTCGTGAGCGGCGTGATCTACACGATGACCGCAGGCCGCGCCGCACCTTTCTGGGACTGCGGCGAGTTCATGGCTTGCTCCTACATCCTCGGCATTCCCCATCCGCCCGGAGCCGCCCTTTTCGTGATGCTCGGTCGGGTCGTCTCGATCCTTCCATTCGGCGACATCGCGCTCCGCCTGAACCTCTTCTCCTCCTACTCCAGCGCCATCGCCATCGGCTTCACCGCCCTCGGCTTGGCCCGTGTGATCCGGCGCCTGCACGGCCGGGAAAAGAACTTCACCGACAGAATGGTGGTCTATGGCGGCACCGTGGTCGGCGCCCTCTCCGCCGCCTTCGGTTCCACCTACTGGTTCAACGCGGTGGAGGCGGAGGTGTACGGCCTGACGCTTCTTCTGATCGCGATCCTGATCTGGCTCTCCCTTCTCTGGATCGAGCGGGCCCGCACGCCCGAGGGGAACCGGATCCTGCTCCTGCAGACGTATCTCCTCTTTCTGGGCGCCACCAATCACATGCAGTCCTTCCTGCCGGTGGTCCCCCTGTTCCTGCTGATCTTTCTGATCGATCGAAGCCGTCTCCGGAGCCCCGTCTTCTGGATCATCTTCCTCCTGCTGACGACGGTGGTCCATTCCACCCAGTTCTTCCTCTTCGGCACGCCCATCGCCTGCGCGGTCGCCTTCCTCATCTCCTGGCTCGACGCGTCGCCGGACCGGAAGAAGATCTACGCCCTGGCGGGTTGGTTTTTCTTTACCGCCATTCTCGGCTATACCCTTTACGCGTACGTGCCGATCCGATCCGCCAACCAGCCGGCGATCGACGAAAACAATCCGGAGAACTGGACCAACTTCAAAATGTTCCTCGAGCGGAAACAGTACTCGGAAAAATCGATGATCGAGCTGATGTTCACGCGCAAGGGAACCTGGTCGAACCAGTTCGGCGATTTCCACCGGATCGGCTTCTGGTACCATCTGAAGAACCAATGGCTCCCCCACTCGCCCGCCTACCTGTTGGTTCCTCTCTTCTCTCTTTTCGCGCTTTGGGCGATGTGGAAGAGGGACCGGAAGATCGGCCTCTACTTTCTGATGAGCCTTCTCCTCTTTACCGTCGCCATGACCCTGTACCTCAACTTCTCCGACGGCACCAAGGGGGTGAAGCTCGAGGTCCGGGACCGGGACTACTTCTACACGCCGGGGTATTTCCTTATCGCCTGGCTGCTCGGGATCGGTCTGTCCGCTTTTTTGAGCAAGCTCCGTTACTCCCGGATGGCCGGGAGGGAAACCGCGGTCCAGGTGATCGCCATTCTCGCCCTGGTGATTCCGATCCGCACGGCGTCGGCGCACTACTTCGAGCACGACCGCTCCCGGTTCTTCGTCGCCGAGGACCTGGCCTATAACATCCTGGCGGGGCTCGAGGAGAACGCGATCCTCTTCACCGGCGGCGATAACGACACCTTCCCGCTCTGGTACATGCAGGAGGTCCGCGATTTCCGGAAGGACGTGCGGATCGTCAACCTGAGCCTGATCAACACGCCCTGGTATATTTTACAGCTAAAGCATCGGGAGCCGATGGTGCCCATCCCGCTTCAGGACGAGGAGATACAGAACCTCCGGGGCTATTACAATTCCGACGGCACGGTGACGACCATCAAGGACATCGTGCTTCCCAAGATCATCCGGGAATGCATCGGCAAAAGGCCGCTTTACTTCGCCATCACCGTGACCACCGATGATCGGCATATCGTGCGCGACAAGCTGATCCAAGAGGGGATGGTCATGAAGATCGACCCGAGCGTGGACCAGGAGTCGATCAACGTGCATGCGATGGAGAAGAACTTCGGCGAGGGAGGCTACCGCTTCCGCGGCCTCGCCGATCCCACGGTGTACAAGGACAACGACACGGTCCGGCTGATGACCAACTACAACGCCTGCCTCTACAACCTGGCCCAGCTTTTCCAGAGGAGCGGCGACAAAGAGAAGGCGAAGAAGTACACCGACATGATCTACTCCTTCCCTCACGACAACCTCGCCGGCCACCGGATGCTCGCGATCCTCGCCGAAGGGGACGCCGACTGGGAACGGGCGCTCCGCCACATGGAGCGCTGCTACGAGATCGATCCCGACGATCCGCTGAACATCGTCAAGATGGCGGACTATCTGGACGTCACGGGGCGCAAGGAGGAGGCGATCCAGACCGCCTTGCTCGCCCGGGAAAAGTTTCCCGACGACCGGATGGTCCTGGGGACGCTCGCTTCGGTGCTCCGCGGTTCGGACCGGGAGGGGGAACTGGTGGACCACCTGGAGCAGTGGGTCGCCCGGCACCCCGACGACGAGAGGATGAAGGAGGCGCTGAAGACGATGCGACGTCTGCCCGCGGCCGTGGACAGCGCGCCCTGATGACGGCGTGGAGCCGGGGCGGTCCTTGACCCCGGCTCCGCGCGCTCGTAGAATCCCACCGATTCCGCCGCCTGTCGGAGAAGGGAGCGCCGACCGCTTTGTGCCACCTTTACGGATTTCTCGCATCCCGCCCCACGCGGATCGAGTGCGCTCTGGTTCGCTCTCAGGAAGCGCTTTTCCGGCAGTGCTCCGGCTCTTCACGTAATCTGACTCGCGCCAACGGCTGGGGGGTGGCGTTCTTTCCCGAGGACGAGCCGGTCATCCGCAAGAGGATCCTTCCTCCCTTCGAGCCCTTCGTGTTCGATCCCGAAGCGGCGGCGGCGGCGGGACACGCCGCCATCGCCCACCTACGCACGCCCGGTCCGGGAAAGGCGGAACGGAAGAACACCCATCCCTTCCAGTTCCGGAACTGGACTTTCGCCATGCACGGGACGATCGAAAACTTCCCCCCTCTCCGCCGGGAGCTGATGGGAGAGCTGAACCCCGAGTATCGCCGGAGCATCCAGGGCCATAGCGACGCGGAACACGCCTTCTTTCTTTTTCTTTCTTATCTAAAGCGTTCAGCGGGATCCATAGGCAGCGACGCCCCGCTTCACCGGATCCGCGATTCCTTCCGGAAGACCTTTTACATGTTGAACGAAATGACCGGGCGCTCCGGCTCCCTAATCCGCTCGCAGATCGACGCCCTCTGCACGAACCGCCAGGTCATGCTCGCCTGCCGGCAGAGGGGCGCCCTCTATCAGCTGGAGCGGAGCCAAGCCGAGGTGTGCCCCATCTGCAAGGCCTCCCACGCCGTCGTCGCGGCGGGGGAGCCCTATCACGCCGTGGTCTTCGCCACCGAGCCCCTCTCCGGAGAGGACTGGACGGAGATTCCCGACAATTCGGTCGTCATGGTCGACCCGGATCTCGGCGTAGTCGTCGATCCCCTCGAGCAGTAATCCTCTTTCCCCGAAACCGGTTGACGCC carries:
- a CDS encoding DUF2723 domain-containing protein, with protein sequence MKEDAPPPVDERHDGTVTYGDGMDWWVALLVTLVSGVIYTMTAGRAAPFWDCGEFMACSYILGIPHPPGAALFVMLGRVVSILPFGDIALRLNLFSSYSSAIAIGFTALGLARVIRRLHGREKNFTDRMVVYGGTVVGALSAAFGSTYWFNAVEAEVYGLTLLLIAILIWLSLLWIERARTPEGNRILLLQTYLLFLGATNHMQSFLPVVPLFLLIFLIDRSRLRSPVFWIIFLLLTTVVHSTQFFLFGTPIACAVAFLISWLDASPDRKKIYALAGWFFFTAILGYTLYAYVPIRSANQPAIDENNPENWTNFKMFLERKQYSEKSMIELMFTRKGTWSNQFGDFHRIGFWYHLKNQWLPHSPAYLLVPLFSLFALWAMWKRDRKIGLYFLMSLLLFTVAMTLYLNFSDGTKGVKLEVRDRDYFYTPGYFLIAWLLGIGLSAFLSKLRYSRMAGRETAVQVIAILALVIPIRTASAHYFEHDRSRFFVAEDLAYNILAGLEENAILFTGGDNDTFPLWYMQEVRDFRKDVRIVNLSLINTPWYILQLKHREPMVPIPLQDEEIQNLRGYYNSDGTVTTIKDIVLPKIIRECIGKRPLYFAITVTTDDRHIVRDKLIQEGMVMKIDPSVDQESINVHAMEKNFGEGGYRFRGLADPTVYKDNDTVRLMTNYNACLYNLAQLFQRSGDKEKAKKYTDMIYSFPHDNLAGHRMLAILAEGDADWERALRHMERCYEIDPDDPLNIVKMADYLDVTGRKEEAIQTALLAREKFPDDRMVLGTLASVLRGSDREGELVDHLEQWVARHPDDERMKEALKTMRRLPAAVDSAP
- a CDS encoding class II glutamine amidotransferase, encoding MCHLYGFLASRPTRIECALVRSQEALFRQCSGSSRNLTRANGWGVAFFPEDEPVIRKRILPPFEPFVFDPEAAAAAGHAAIAHLRTPGPGKAERKNTHPFQFRNWTFAMHGTIENFPPLRRELMGELNPEYRRSIQGHSDAEHAFFLFLSYLKRSAGSIGSDAPLHRIRDSFRKTFYMLNEMTGRSGSLIRSQIDALCTNRQVMLACRQRGALYQLERSQAEVCPICKASHAVVAAGEPYHAVVFATEPLSGEDWTEIPDNSVVMVDPDLGVVVDPLEQ